A window from Erythrobacter sp. YJ-T3-07 encodes these proteins:
- a CDS encoding site-specific DNA-methyltransferase: protein MTVETKARPRAKQAVRTSKVAIAPKHDLPLGQILDGDCVEAMRRLPDNSVDLVFADPPYNLQLGGDLNRPDGSHVDAVTDHWDQFDSFKVYDDFSKAWLTECRRVLKPDGALWVIGSYHNIYRLGATLQDLGFWILNDIVWRKTNPMPNFRGTRFTNAHETLIWASQGEKARYQFNYRAMKTLNDELQMRSDWTFPICSGGERLKDDAGHKAHPTQKPEALLYRVLLATTERGDVVLDPFFGTGTTGAIAKRLGREWIGCEREESYRKVARARIEKELPLDESALTTMQSKRTAPRVAFGTLVEAGFVKPGTQVFDKQRRWTATVRADGSLVHEKLNGSIHQVGKDLQGAPSCNGWTFWHYEDEGLVKPLDAARQLYLLATED from the coding sequence ATGACAGTCGAAACCAAGGCGAGGCCGCGCGCGAAGCAGGCGGTACGCACCAGCAAGGTCGCGATCGCGCCGAAGCACGATCTGCCGCTGGGCCAGATCCTCGACGGGGACTGCGTGGAGGCGATGCGTCGCCTGCCGGACAACAGCGTCGACCTGGTGTTCGCCGATCCGCCCTACAATCTGCAGCTCGGCGGCGATCTCAACCGCCCCGACGGCAGCCATGTCGATGCGGTGACCGATCACTGGGACCAGTTCGACAGTTTCAAGGTTTATGACGACTTCTCAAAGGCCTGGCTCACGGAGTGCAGGCGGGTTCTGAAGCCCGACGGCGCGCTGTGGGTGATCGGCAGCTATCACAACATCTACCGCCTCGGCGCGACGCTGCAGGATCTGGGCTTCTGGATTCTCAACGACATCGTGTGGCGCAAGACCAACCCTATGCCCAATTTCCGCGGCACGCGCTTCACCAACGCGCACGAGACGCTGATCTGGGCGAGCCAGGGCGAAAAGGCGCGCTACCAGTTCAACTACCGCGCGATGAAGACATTGAACGACGAGCTTCAGATGCGCAGCGACTGGACCTTCCCGATCTGTTCGGGCGGGGAGCGGCTGAAGGACGACGCGGGTCACAAGGCGCACCCGACGCAAAAGCCCGAGGCGCTGCTCTACCGCGTGCTGCTCGCCACGACCGAGCGCGGCGACGTGGTCCTCGACCCGTTCTTCGGTACCGGCACCACCGGCGCGATCGCCAAGCGGCTGGGCCGCGAATGGATCGGCTGCGAGCGTGAAGAGAGCTATCGCAAGGTCGCCCGCGCACGGATCGAGAAGGAGCTCCCGCTCGACGAAAGCGCCCTGACCACCATGCAGAGCAAGCGCACCGCACCGCGCGTCGCCTTCGGCACGCTGGTGGAGGCGGGCTTCGTCAAACCGGGCACGCAGGTGTTCGACAAGCAGCGCCGCTGGACCGCCACCGTGCGCGCCGACGGATCGCTGGTTCACGAAAAGCTCAACGGATCGATCCACCAGGTCGGCAAGGACCTGCAAGGCGCCCCCAGCTGCAACGGCTGGACCTTCTGGCATTATGAGGACGAGGGGCTGGTCAAACCGCTCGACGCCGCGCGGCAGCTGTACCTGCTCGCGACGGAGGATTGA
- a CDS encoding calcium/sodium antiporter, protein MTGSLILIAIGLVALAGGGELLVRGAVGIANKLGVSTLFTGLVIVGAATSMPEMVASVQAVLSGSPEIAWGNIVGSNIANSLLILGGAAMVAPIVLAGVGRRDSVVALLLTLIVWGIAWLRIGSPFIGVGLLAALVIYIVWRYRHPPAQAEAEAEETAVPSNFALSLLFFALGVAALVFGGRWLVTGAIDIASDLGVSQAVIGLTIVAVGTSLPELAASAVAAFRGHAELALGNVLGSNIFNLLLIGGVTMSVSGSSLPPELLQYGWPICAASALLLVLVCRFMNRIGRLFGLLMLGGFAANTALAFS, encoded by the coding sequence ATGACCGGTTCACTGATCCTTATCGCCATCGGCCTCGTCGCGCTTGCCGGGGGAGGGGAACTGCTGGTCCGCGGCGCGGTGGGCATCGCCAACAAGCTGGGCGTCTCCACGCTGTTCACCGGGCTGGTGATCGTCGGTGCGGCGACCTCGATGCCCGAGATGGTCGCCAGCGTGCAGGCCGTGCTGAGCGGTTCGCCCGAGATCGCGTGGGGCAATATCGTCGGCTCCAACATCGCCAATTCGCTGCTGATCCTGGGCGGTGCCGCAATGGTCGCACCGATCGTCCTCGCGGGCGTGGGGCGGCGCGATTCCGTCGTCGCGCTGCTGCTGACGCTGATCGTGTGGGGGATCGCTTGGCTCAGGATCGGATCGCCCTTCATCGGTGTCGGCCTGCTGGCTGCACTCGTGATCTATATCGTGTGGCGTTACCGCCATCCGCCCGCGCAGGCAGAGGCCGAGGCGGAGGAAACCGCGGTGCCTTCCAATTTCGCGCTCTCGCTGCTGTTCTTCGCGCTGGGCGTTGCTGCCCTGGTGTTCGGCGGACGCTGGCTGGTGACCGGGGCGATCGATATTGCGAGCGACCTTGGCGTCAGCCAGGCGGTGATCGGGCTGACGATCGTCGCGGTCGGCACCTCGCTGCCCGAACTGGCCGCCTCCGCCGTCGCCGCGTTTCGCGGCCATGCGGAGCTGGCGCTGGGCAACGTGCTGGGCTCCAACATCTTCAACCTGCTGCTGATCGGCGGCGTGACGATGAGCGTGTCGGGCAGCTCCCTCCCGCCCGAGCTGCTCCAGTACGGCTGGCCCATCTGCGCCGCCTCGGCGCTGCTGCTGGTGCTGGTGTGCCGCTTCATGAACCGGATCGGTCGCCTGTTCGGCCTGCTGATGCTGGGCGGATTCGCAGCGAATACCGCACTCGCTTTCAGCTGA